A genomic segment from Geitlerinema sp. PCC 7407 encodes:
- a CDS encoding DUF4278 domain-containing protein yields MKLCYRGTDYSIPVPAQNAECFVRSNLWTSLTYRGSCYQLSSHFSNSCAPNALDLEALAFQKLLTAKQRYQLTYRGVVYALAF; encoded by the coding sequence ATGAAACTATGTTATCGCGGCACTGATTACTCAATCCCTGTTCCTGCTCAAAACGCAGAATGCTTTGTGAGAAGTAATTTATGGACTAGTCTGACCTATCGTGGTAGCTGTTATCAGCTAAGTTCTCATTTCTCTAATTCTTGTGCCCCTAATGCTTTGGATTTAGAGGCATTAGCTTTTCAGAAACTTCTGACGGCAAAGCAGAGATATCAGTTAACTTATCGTGGCGTTGTTTATGCTCTTGCATTTTGA
- a CDS encoding AAA-like domain-containing protein, giving the protein MNVDILLENLNQTLALQRGRPLNSVETLLLKGIWQQQTYIQTAEEIGYSAGYLTNVVAPELLHKLSDLVGRRVTKKNCRILLEAYASSQVPLVGPVSPNPALSAQQLSGEISPSFPSGAIAAGSPFYIERPPTETQIYAELGKPGALVRIKAPKEMGKTSLILRTLEFFRQQGYLTVYLNLEQIDLAICGNLNRFLRSLCASITRQLERDPRLDDYWDEDIGSKVSCSLYLRQHLLEQLQSPLIVAIDELNRIFEYPQVAQDFLPLLRSWYEEGKRIPAWRNLRLIVAHSTEVYVPLQINQSPFNVGLAVQLAGFTPKQVQQLAQRYGLDWERDTSAQELMAIAGNHPALIHTAIYHLAQRRQTLSELLDTALTPTGIYHHHLQRHWITLQQQPNLARAFYRLLQTQEPISLEAGIAHQLTSMGLIDPGSGRETKIRCELYRQYFQAQPIPAIDSVSSWS; this is encoded by the coding sequence ATGAACGTTGATATTCTCCTAGAAAATCTAAACCAAACCCTAGCCCTCCAGCGAGGCCGACCTCTAAATTCTGTTGAAACGCTGCTGCTCAAGGGAATCTGGCAGCAGCAGACCTATATTCAAACTGCTGAAGAAATTGGCTACAGCGCCGGCTATCTAACCAATGTCGTTGCTCCCGAGCTTTTACACAAGCTTTCGGACCTCGTGGGCAGACGAGTGACCAAGAAAAACTGTCGCATTCTTCTCGAGGCCTACGCCTCTAGTCAGGTTCCTTTAGTAGGGCCAGTATCTCCAAACCCTGCACTCTCTGCGCAGCAGCTAAGTGGAGAAATTTCTCCTAGTTTTCCGAGTGGTGCGATCGCGGCTGGTTCACCTTTTTATATCGAGCGTCCGCCCACCGAGACGCAGATATATGCAGAGCTAGGTAAACCGGGGGCCTTGGTGCGCATTAAAGCTCCTAAGGAAATGGGGAAAACCTCTCTCATTTTGAGAACCTTAGAATTTTTTAGGCAGCAGGGATACTTAACGGTTTATCTCAATTTAGAGCAAATAGATCTGGCAATTTGTGGAAACCTCAATCGATTTTTGCGCAGTCTCTGCGCCAGCATCACTCGCCAACTAGAGCGAGATCCCAGGCTGGATGACTACTGGGATGAGGACATCGGCAGCAAGGTAAGCTGTAGTCTCTATCTGCGGCAGCACCTCCTAGAGCAGCTTCAGAGTCCCCTCATCGTTGCGATCGACGAATTGAATCGGATTTTTGAATATCCCCAGGTCGCTCAGGATTTCCTGCCGCTGCTGCGCTCTTGGTATGAGGAGGGCAAGCGAATTCCGGCCTGGCGAAATCTACGCTTGATCGTTGCTCACTCGACCGAAGTCTATGTCCCTCTTCAGATCAATCAATCGCCCTTCAATGTGGGACTAGCAGTCCAGCTCGCAGGATTCACCCCAAAGCAGGTCCAGCAGCTTGCCCAGCGCTATGGCTTGGACTGGGAAAGAGATACGTCTGCCCAGGAACTAATGGCGATCGCAGGCAATCACCCAGCGCTCATTCACACGGCGATCTATCACCTTGCTCAGCGCAGGCAAACTCTCAGCGAATTGCTAGATACAGCTCTCACACCGACAGGCATTTATCACCATCATTTGCAGCGGCACTGGATCACGCTGCAACAGCAGCCCAATCTGGCAAGAGCTTTTTACCGTCTTTTGCAGACACAGGAGCCCATTTCTCTAGAGGCGGGCATTGCTCACCAGCTCACCAGCATGGGCCTCATTGACCCAGGGAGCGGGCGTGAGACCAAGATTCGGTGCGAGCTGTATCGACAATATTTCCAGGCGCAGCCGATACCCGCGATCGACTCTGTTTCTAGTTGGAGCTAG
- a CDS encoding S-layer family protein — translation MQRLIFSELSSRYPMIQRSPLRIFLLWRATAILAGMSFLLVHPCTAQVLPDSSLGAERSVITPEFDPSSGQVDIITGGAQRGTNLFHSFQEFNIGGLQRVYFASPGGVENILSRVTGPTSSTILGTLGVLGDANLFLINPNGIVFGPDASLDLRGSFTGSTAQGIKFADGTEFKADNAASTPLLTITVPTGLQFYGTEGDILVQTGQVVSLNSFTETSDVGEGFDSNSIINDPRSGETFDAISGSLSREGDVDLYPLFLQKGEPFVASTVAGTNLNTELFLFDSRGFGIAANNDSVGIQSTVPLYEPFIPDRSGIYYLGISNYPNQPISEQGSIFDFGENPRGPGASMPLSGWDGTPSPAIRSSTGPYTIKLGPRPNGLQVRPGKSLAFIGREIRIEGGRLEAPGGRIELAGISGAGVVEIVQQGQNVSLSIPEGITRGNVDLANDAVISVAADQGGSITLYAQEVNLSDSSLIAGISPGLGEEGLQSGGISIQAARAVTLDESSVVNDIAPDARGNGGGIRISTGSLSIMNGSGLYSRVFGEGNAGDIQILARDDVRLDYSLSVSAVAPFGKGQGGDIQIDANSLFVTNIGQLVALTQGEGNAGNVIINARDTVLFDGKDSRLPLASSAFSSVGSSSIEGRNARGQGGDIRISARAVVVANGGRLLANTNAFGDAGNISLYARDSIRFEGGSEASSNVSSMARGNGGTINVIAGDSLSVQRGSKLEVSSSGAGLAGSLSAEAETIQLSDGGVISANTTSGGGDINLRSPLIILRRNSSITTNATGTATGGNIAVDAGFVVSAPNENNDIIANGFEGSGGQVRLAAEKTFWIDLRSREDLQLLLGTTDPAKLDPRLLSTNDVTAFSQANPSIDTGRVMLQTPDLDPTRGMTALPENLVDPGDLVTATCSVNQRSSFAMTGRGGIPEDPRQPLVGQVLWQDGRSGDRKERSSTPPGPMSSSSPIVEAQSWMIDRDGKVTLVAAQPDDRRETALRRQGCAVSQTSP, via the coding sequence ATGCAAAGACTGATTTTTTCTGAACTTTCTAGCAGATATCCTATGATTCAGCGATCGCCATTACGCATTTTCTTGTTATGGAGAGCGACTGCAATTCTTGCAGGAATGAGCTTTTTACTGGTTCATCCCTGTACAGCCCAAGTATTGCCAGACAGTAGTCTAGGTGCGGAAAGATCGGTCATCACCCCAGAGTTTGATCCCTCAAGTGGGCAAGTCGATATCATCACAGGGGGTGCTCAGCGCGGTACTAATCTCTTCCACAGCTTTCAAGAATTTAATATTGGCGGACTTCAGCGAGTCTACTTTGCTAGCCCTGGGGGAGTAGAAAACATCCTGTCGCGGGTTACTGGCCCTACTTCATCTACTATTTTGGGTACTTTGGGAGTGCTGGGTGATGCAAATTTATTTTTGATTAACCCCAACGGCATCGTATTTGGGCCTGATGCGTCTCTTGATCTTCGAGGTTCTTTTACCGGAAGTACAGCCCAAGGCATCAAGTTTGCAGATGGTACAGAGTTCAAAGCTGACAATGCTGCAAGCACGCCTCTACTAACCATTACGGTGCCTACAGGTCTTCAGTTTTATGGTACTGAGGGAGATATTCTTGTGCAGACTGGCCAAGTGGTTTCTCTCAACTCTTTTACAGAGACCAGTGATGTCGGAGAGGGTTTTGACAGCAACTCAATTATCAACGATCCAAGGAGTGGTGAAACATTTGACGCCATTTCTGGCAGCTTGAGTCGTGAGGGTGATGTAGATCTATATCCACTTTTTCTCCAGAAGGGAGAACCTTTTGTAGCTAGCACCGTAGCGGGTACAAATCTCAATACTGAATTATTTCTCTTTGATAGTAGAGGCTTTGGCATTGCAGCCAACAACGACAGTGTTGGCATTCAGTCAACAGTTCCTTTGTATGAACCATTCATTCCAGATCGTTCAGGTATTTATTACCTGGGAATTTCTAATTATCCTAATCAGCCAATTAGCGAACAAGGCTCTATTTTTGATTTCGGGGAAAATCCTCGGGGGCCGGGAGCATCCATGCCTCTCAGCGGATGGGACGGTACTCCCAGTCCGGCTATTCGCTCTAGTACGGGACCCTATACTATCAAACTGGGTCCTCGCCCAAATGGTCTACAAGTTAGACCGGGGAAATCTCTAGCCTTCATCGGAAGAGAGATCAGGATTGAAGGGGGAAGGCTAGAGGCACCAGGAGGAAGAATTGAGTTGGCAGGAATATCAGGTGCTGGCGTAGTAGAGATTGTGCAACAAGGCCAGAATGTATCCTTGAGTATTCCCGAGGGAATCACGAGAGGCAATGTAGACTTGGCGAATGATGCAGTCATCAGCGTCGCCGCTGATCAAGGTGGCAGTATCACCCTATATGCCCAAGAGGTTAATCTTTCAGACAGCAGCTTGATAGCGGGGATATCGCCTGGTTTAGGAGAAGAGGGCTTACAATCTGGCGGTATCAGTATCCAGGCAGCGAGAGCCGTTACCTTGGATGAAAGCAGTGTGGTTAATGATATTGCACCGGATGCGCGTGGCAATGGAGGTGGCATTCGAATCAGCACCGGATCGCTTTCGATCATGAATGGATCGGGTCTATATAGCAGAGTATTTGGGGAGGGAAATGCGGGTGATATTCAGATTTTGGCCCGCGATGATGTTCGGCTTGACTACTCTCTGAGTGTGAGCGCTGTTGCACCTTTTGGTAAAGGGCAAGGAGGGGATATTCAGATTGACGCTAACTCTCTCTTCGTCACCAATATTGGTCAACTTGTTGCGCTCACCCAAGGAGAGGGAAATGCGGGGAATGTGATTATTAATGCCCGAGACACCGTTCTCTTTGACGGCAAGGACAGCAGGCTCCCTTTGGCAAGCTCAGCATTTAGTTCGGTCGGCAGTAGTTCTATAGAGGGGCGGAATGCTCGGGGGCAGGGAGGAGACATTCGCATCAGCGCTCGGGCTGTCGTAGTGGCCAATGGCGGAAGACTGTTAGCCAATACAAACGCTTTTGGGGATGCCGGAAATATTAGTCTATACGCTCGTGATTCAATCCGATTTGAAGGTGGTAGTGAAGCGTCTAGTAATGTGAGTTCAATGGCACGAGGGAATGGAGGCACAATTAACGTTATTGCTGGAGACTCTTTATCAGTTCAGCGTGGTTCTAAATTAGAGGTTAGCAGCAGCGGGGCAGGGCTCGCTGGCTCTCTTTCAGCAGAAGCCGAAACAATTCAGTTGAGTGATGGGGGCGTCATTAGCGCCAACACAACCAGTGGTGGTGGAGATATTAATTTGCGATCGCCTCTTATCATTCTTCGGCGCAACAGCAGTATCACAACTAACGCAACGGGTACAGCAACCGGCGGTAATATTGCAGTCGATGCTGGATTCGTTGTTTCAGCTCCCAACGAAAATAACGATATTATCGCCAATGGCTTTGAAGGTTCGGGTGGACAGGTACGACTAGCAGCAGAAAAAACCTTTTGGATAGATCTGCGATCGCGAGAAGATTTGCAGCTGCTGCTGGGCACCACAGATCCCGCCAAACTCGATCCGCGTTTGCTCTCGACCAATGATGTGACGGCCTTCTCCCAAGCCAATCCCAGCATTGACACAGGTCGCGTCATGCTGCAAACTCCGGACCTTGATCCCACTCGAGGTATGACAGCCTTACCCGAAAATCTAGTAGATCCCGGCGACCTCGTTACAGCTACCTGCTCTGTCAATCAAAGAAGTTCTTTTGCCATGACAGGGCGGGGAGGGATACCAGAAGATCCTCGACAGCCTTTGGTTGGGCAGGTGCTGTGGCAAGATGGGCGCTCTGGAGACAGGAAAGAGAGGTCTTCAACACCTCCAGGGCCAATGTCGTCTTCCTCGCCCATCGTAGAGGCTCAGAGTTGGATGATCGATCGCGACGGCAAGGTTACTTTGGTCGCAGCGCAGCCTGATGATCGTCGAGAGACAGCCTTGAGAAGGCAAGGGTGTGCGGTATCGCAAACTTCACCTTAG
- a CDS encoding CHASE2 domain-containing protein encodes MNQYQVGGSLAQDYPYYVVRPADDDLYQALRRGEFCYVFNARQMGKSSLMVRVLHRLEQDGVWCGAIDLSRIGTETLKPEQWYKGFAVELWQALGLFQRMNLKRWWDEHLDLPPVQRLGLLLEEILAMEVADSGESQPDLVLFLDEVDSVRGLDFSLNDFFGLIRACHNRRSVKPAYRRLTFAFLGVTTPSDLMTDLQRTPFNVGRAIDLGGFLAADAQPLVRGLVGCVRDPRRALQSILMWTGGQPFLVQKLCRLLVEYPPEAPSLSDNEHIHHLVQKFIVQDWEFHDEPEHLRTIRDRLLNASSLTGRLLGLYQQILLQGSVAFDGSREHIELLLSGLVSNQQRYLVVKNPIYQAVFDLAWVRHHLRQLRPYAPALEAWLAASPRNESFLLRGQTLQEALTWALGKSLSDEDYQFLGASQELAKREVQTTLETFEQASRILATARQRASQEVRNRRIGGLWLLAGMLGATLPVLLVRTLGLLQGAELGMFDQFVRWRPPEPGDRRVVVVAIDEQDITQVGHPMSDRVLAQTLRSIQAQNPRAIGLDIYRDLPVAPGQAELAQVFRSTPNLIGIEKVVGRRVAPPPILSQAEQVGFVDQIEDTDGKVRRSLLSVIVGDTLHYSLAAKLALSYLEKEGVTLEPLDQSGQRLRLGKAIFEPFLQNDGGYIRAAAGGYQLLINFRGTEAAFLNIALREVLAGKVPAETFRDRVVIVGYVAESVNDYFRTPYNGGWFGASKPINGVTLHANIVSQILGAALDARPLIRVWPELGEWLWVLLWSGMGAIAAWGLRSPLKLTAAMLLALITLVSSSYLAFLTGWWIPMVPAFLSLLGAAIALLIATAKQSDRLRFQRTFALLVETQKNYPEAGRIAIEYLRQSETRENQSIIDLHLR; translated from the coding sequence ATGAATCAATACCAAGTTGGTGGAAGTCTGGCTCAGGATTATCCTTACTACGTTGTCAGACCGGCGGACGATGACCTCTATCAAGCTCTCCGTAGAGGTGAGTTTTGCTATGTATTCAATGCACGCCAGATGGGAAAGTCTAGCTTGATGGTGCGGGTGCTGCATCGCCTAGAGCAGGATGGCGTGTGGTGCGGCGCGATCGACTTGTCCCGAATTGGCACTGAGACGCTGAAGCCAGAGCAGTGGTACAAGGGGTTTGCGGTGGAGCTCTGGCAGGCTCTCGGGCTCTTTCAGCGCATGAATTTGAAGCGCTGGTGGGATGAACATCTGGATCTGCCGCCGGTCCAGCGTCTAGGACTGCTGCTTGAAGAGATTCTGGCGATGGAAGTGGCGGATTCAGGAGAGAGCCAGCCCGACCTGGTACTCTTCCTCGACGAGGTAGATAGTGTCCGGGGCCTGGACTTCTCGCTGAATGATTTTTTTGGGCTGATCCGGGCCTGTCACAACCGTCGAAGTGTCAAGCCTGCTTATCGTCGGCTGACTTTTGCGTTTTTGGGGGTGACGACGCCGTCGGATTTGATGACTGACCTCCAAAGGACGCCTTTTAATGTGGGTCGGGCGATCGACTTGGGGGGATTTTTGGCTGCGGATGCGCAGCCCCTGGTGCGGGGGTTAGTGGGATGCGTCCGAGATCCACGGCGGGCCCTCCAGTCGATTTTGATGTGGACTGGAGGACAGCCATTTTTGGTCCAAAAGCTCTGTCGGCTGCTGGTGGAGTATCCTCCGGAGGCCCCATCGCTCTCGGACAATGAGCATATTCATCATCTGGTCCAAAAATTCATTGTGCAGGATTGGGAGTTTCACGACGAGCCGGAGCATCTGCGGACCATTCGCGATCGCCTGCTGAATGCGTCTTCTTTGACGGGGCGATTGCTGGGGCTCTATCAGCAAATTTTGTTGCAGGGTAGTGTGGCCTTTGACGGCAGCCGTGAGCATATCGAGCTGTTGCTCTCTGGTCTGGTCAGTAACCAGCAGCGATATCTGGTTGTCAAGAATCCAATCTATCAAGCGGTGTTTGATCTGGCGTGGGTCCGCCATCACCTCAGGCAGCTGCGCCCCTATGCGCCCGCGCTGGAGGCTTGGCTGGCAGCGAGTCCCCGAAATGAGAGCTTTCTGCTGCGGGGGCAAACGTTGCAGGAGGCGCTGACCTGGGCGCTGGGCAAGAGTTTGAGCGATGAGGATTATCAGTTTCTGGGAGCAAGTCAGGAGCTGGCAAAGCGAGAGGTCCAAACGACGCTGGAAACCTTTGAGCAGGCAAGTCGAATCTTGGCTACGGCGCGACAGCGAGCGAGTCAGGAGGTGCGCAATCGGCGCATTGGGGGGCTGTGGTTGCTGGCAGGTATGCTGGGGGCGACGCTGCCGGTGTTGCTGGTGCGAACGCTGGGGCTGCTCCAAGGGGCAGAACTGGGGATGTTTGATCAATTTGTCAGGTGGCGACCCCCAGAACCGGGCGATCGCCGTGTGGTCGTTGTGGCGATCGATGAGCAAGATATCACTCAGGTTGGCCATCCGATGTCAGATCGCGTTCTGGCGCAAACTCTGCGATCTATCCAGGCTCAAAATCCTCGCGCCATTGGCCTAGATATCTATCGTGATTTGCCCGTTGCGCCGGGACAGGCAGAGCTAGCGCAGGTTTTTCGATCAACTCCCAATCTCATTGGGATCGAAAAGGTAGTTGGGCGGCGGGTTGCGCCGCCGCCAATTTTGTCTCAGGCAGAGCAGGTGGGGTTTGTTGATCAGATCGAAGATACAGACGGGAAGGTGAGGCGATCGCTTTTGTCCGTGATAGTCGGAGATACGCTGCATTACAGCCTGGCAGCGAAGCTCGCCCTCTCCTATTTGGAGAAAGAAGGTGTCACGCTAGAACCGCTGGATCAGTCAGGGCAGCGCTTGCGCCTGGGAAAAGCGATTTTTGAGCCATTTCTGCAAAATGACGGTGGCTATATCCGCGCTGCCGCTGGCGGCTATCAACTGCTGATCAATTTTCGGGGGACGGAAGCAGCGTTTTTAAATATCGCTTTGAGAGAGGTGCTGGCTGGAAAAGTGCCGGCTGAGACGTTCCGCGATCGCGTTGTCATTGTTGGCTATGTGGCTGAGAGCGTGAACGATTACTTCCGAACGCCCTATAACGGGGGATGGTTTGGCGCCTCTAAGCCGATTAACGGGGTGACGCTGCACGCCAATATTGTGAGCCAAATCCTGGGTGCTGCGCTGGATGCTAGACCGCTGATTCGCGTTTGGCCAGAGTTGGGAGAATGGCTTTGGGTGCTTCTGTGGTCTGGGATGGGGGCGATCGCGGCTTGGGGATTGCGATCGCCGCTCAAGCTCACTGCTGCCATGCTGCTGGCGCTTATTACTTTGGTAAGCAGTAGCTACTTGGCTTTCTTGACGGGTTGGTGGATTCCCATGGTGCCTGCTTTCCTGAGCCTGCTAGGAGCGGCGATCGCCCTCCTGATTGCCACTGCTAAGCAAAGCGATCGACTGCGCTTTCAGCGCACCTTTGCACTACTAGTCGAGACCCAGAAAAACTACCCCGAAGCGGGGCGCATTGCGATCGAATATCTCCGACAATCCGAAACAAGAGAGAATCAATCCATCATTGATCTGCATCTAAGGTGA